A part of Bacillus rossius redtenbacheri isolate Brsri chromosome 1, Brsri_v3, whole genome shotgun sequence genomic DNA contains:
- the LOC134527469 gene encoding dolichyl-diphosphooligosaccharide--protein glycosyltransferase subunit 2, whose amino-acid sequence MNTKTVLLFVVLGIIVSVCSGATTTTSYVSVVDKARLKQVLSVAWDLRDVAAVNYAVSGYKILGEQIPKQEEVCKFLLLRASDKAATLEDLYHVTNAWKSLGKCTGSLPVAAIAKTLTQVSESETSTVPELYFAVQGLTNLNQKKGDASKLIKTLQAALKKDDSLLNLGYSFHIAAHLGTDGTFAFDRIEDAIVQADEVDSRFLQFEGGLSITALLVNGAYQLASTVNKPPPITGDQAIKFANYFLSRRSVQTTKGVYNLLEVLNVLTKNKFHLPVAITLASQAAVSLEQPHVTVKVSDLLGHPLSTSPLIVTAESATRVGDEVVVLSKKKFEPTKGDTTLYTVNLMETKPERGFYKLTVSAALPKPDPRLVGNVGASLAIKVMTSVSVENTQVGTADADQTTQAKLATVAYPSKLSNVLEADTLQKLMMKFVLKDKSTGKPMTVHQAFVKLTHKETSSEIILVAEPDSSKTYKLDLDVGLKAGEFGHLGGLYSVELLVGDAVLTNPFSWHVADVKLRFQEQASPRLARDPYLYAPRPEIQHLFREPERRPPATVSSLFTALVGLPLLVLLVLWARLGVNVSNFPCSPSAVLFHIGLAAIFSLFGVFWLRLDMFQTVKYLLGLGVVTFLSGNKLLAHIAKARTAHG is encoded by the coding sequence ATGAATACAAAAACTGTTCTATTATTTGTCGTGTTAGGAATTATAGTAAGTGTATGTAGTGGAGCGACGACGACAACTTCTTATGTGTCTGTTGTTGATAAAGCACGGTTAAAACAAGTGTTATCAGTCGCGTGGGACTTGAGAGATGTAGCAGCTGTTAACTACGCTGTGTCTGGATACAAGATACTTGGTGAGCAGATTCCGAAACAGGAGGAAGTGTGCAAGTTCTTGTTGCTGCGTGCTAGTGATAAAGCTGCCACACTAGAAGACCTTTACCACGTAACTAACGCCTGGAAGTCGCTTGGAAAATGCACAGGAAGCCTGCCTGTGGCAGCTATTGCAAAGACTTTGACACAGGTAAGCGAGTCGGAAACTTCTACTGTACCAGAACTGTATTTTGCGGTGCAAGGTCTAACTAACCTCAACCAGAAGAAAGGAGATGCTTCAAAGCTGATTAAAACCCTTCAGGCTGCCCTGAAGAAAGATGACAGTTTGCTAAACTTGGGATATTCTTTCCACATCGCAGCACACTTAGGCACCGATGGGACATTTGCATTTGATCGCATTGAGGATGCCATAGTTCAAGCTGATGAAGTTGATAGTCGATTTTTGCAGTTTGAAGGCGGTCTGAGCATCACTGCGCTGTTAGTAAATGGTGCGTACCAGCTAGCCAGCACTGTAAACAAGCCACCTCCCATCACTGGTGATCAGGCTATAAAGTTTGCCAATTACTTTCTCAGCCGCAGATCAGTGCAGACTACAAAGGGAGTGTATAACTTGTTAGAGGTGCTTAATGTGTTAACAAAGAACAAATTTCATTTACCTGTGGCCATCACATTAGCAAGCCAGGCAGCAGTTTCTCTTGAGCAGCCTCACGTCACTGTGAAAGTAAGCGACTTGTTGGGCCACCCACTCAGCACGTCACCCCTCATCGTAACTGCGGAGTCTGCGACCAGAGTGGGTGATGAAGTGGTCGTGCTGTCCAAGAAGAAATTCGAGCCGACGAAAGGAGATACGACTCTTTACACCGTCAATCTCATGGAAACTAAGCCAGAGCGAGGTTTCTACAAACTGACTGTGAGCGCCGCCCTGCCCAAGCCAGACCCACGTCTGGTCGGTAATGTGGGAGCCTCTCTTGCCATCAAGGTGATGACTTCGGTCTCCGTGGAGAACACACAAGTGGGTACGGCCGATGCGGATCAAACGACGCAGGCTAAACTGGCCACAGTGGCATATCCCTCAAAACTTTCAAATGTCTTGGAAGCCGACACGCTCCAGAAATTGATGATGAAGTTTGTCCTAAAAGACAAGAGCACAGGGAAACCAATGACTGTTCACCAAGCGTTTGTAAAGTTGACACACAAGGAGACCAGCTCAGAGATAATATTGGTGGCAGAGCCAGACAGTTCCAAAACGTACAAGCTGGACTTGGACGTGGGGCTGAAAGCAGGGGAGTTCGGACACCTCGGGGGGCTGTACTCCGTGGAGCTTCTGGTGGGGGACGCGGTGCTCACCAATCCCTTCTCGTGGCACGTTGCGGATGTGAAGCTCAGGTTCCAGGAGCAGGCAAGCCCTCGCCTTGCACGCGACCCATACCTGTACGCACCCCGGCCGGAGATACAGCACCTGTTCCGGGAGCCGGAGCGCCGCCCGCCCGCGACTGTGTCCAGCCTGTTCACGGCGCTCGTGGGGCTGCCCTTGCTCGTGCTGCTGGTGCTGTGGGCTCGCCTGGGCGTAAACGTCTCCAACTTTCCGTGCTCACCGAGCGCCGTGCTGTTCCACATAGGCCTGGCCGCTATCTTCTCCTTGTTCGGGGTGTTCTGGCTGCGACTGGACATGTTCCAGACAGTCAAGTACCTCCTGGGGCTGGGCGTGGTTACATTCCTGTCCGGCAACAAGCTGCTGGCACACATTGCCAAGGCACGCACCGCGCACGGCTAG